One Phycisphaerae bacterium RAS2 DNA window includes the following coding sequences:
- the htrB gene encoding Lipid A biosynthesis lauroyl acyltransferase, with protein sequence MKQRIRWIDFAAYLALRCVATAMAMFPIDWNLRLMSALGGVWFHLPRALPETRFPRWLTALGAFRWLVGIERALNKLLLKFREHRNRAETHIRLAFPEWDTPRVEQVALASMQQIAMLAVEVLLAPRYITQWTWARHVCLGDLSGAIRELLARRGCIMITGHYGNWELLGYTLATLGFDIDAVMRPLDNEYINSFLLDRRERSGLRLLYKKGVTRSAQEVLENNGTLCFIADQNAGSKGLFVDFFGRKASTYKSIGLLAISHRVPIIVGCARRLRPRRFEYEIHVERIIHPTEWDGQPDELLWITQTFSAAMENMIRQAPEQYLWIHRRWKSRPKEELEAAGGS encoded by the coding sequence ATGAAGCAGCGCATCCGGTGGATCGACTTTGCGGCTTATCTGGCGCTGCGCTGCGTCGCCACGGCCATGGCGATGTTCCCGATTGATTGGAATCTTCGCTTGATGTCTGCGTTGGGCGGCGTGTGGTTTCACCTGCCGCGGGCCTTGCCGGAGACGCGTTTTCCCCGGTGGCTGACGGCGCTGGGGGCCTTTCGCTGGCTGGTCGGCATTGAACGAGCGCTGAATAAGTTGCTGCTCAAGTTTCGCGAGCATCGCAACCGCGCCGAGACGCATATCCGCCTCGCTTTCCCGGAATGGGACACGCCTCGCGTCGAGCAGGTCGCCCTGGCCTCGATGCAGCAGATCGCCATGCTCGCGGTCGAGGTGCTGCTCGCGCCGCGCTACATCACGCAGTGGACCTGGGCGCGGCACGTCTGCCTCGGCGATTTGTCGGGGGCGATCCGTGAGCTGCTGGCCCGCCGCGGCTGCATCATGATCACCGGCCACTACGGCAACTGGGAGCTGCTCGGTTACACGCTCGCCACGCTGGGCTTCGACATCGACGCGGTCATGCGCCCGCTGGACAACGAGTACATCAATTCGTTTCTGCTCGACCGGCGCGAGCGGAGCGGCCTGCGCCTGTTGTATAAGAAGGGCGTGACGCGCTCGGCGCAGGAGGTACTGGAGAATAACGGGACGCTGTGCTTCATCGCCGATCAGAACGCCGGAAGCAAGGGACTTTTTGTCGATTTCTTCGGGCGCAAGGCATCGACGTACAAATCCATTGGCCTGCTGGCGATCTCGCACCGCGTGCCGATCATCGTCGGCTGCGCCCGGCGGCTGCGCCCGCGACGGTTCGAGTACGAGATTCACGTCGAGCGCATTATTCATCCGACGGAATGGGACGGCCAGCCCGACGAATTACTCTGGATCACGCAGACGTTCTCGGCGGCGATGGAGAACATGATTCGACAGGCGCC